Proteins encoded together in one Carya illinoinensis cultivar Pawnee chromosome 3, C.illinoinensisPawnee_v1, whole genome shotgun sequence window:
- the LOC122302814 gene encoding uncharacterized protein LOC122302814: MMSPRQVSEDRGSPHFRHTPLQIIHLIGNFMRIWSVYSMYHYLTQTGAPVILFFFCCLVPASILFLIIQKPWKGRPLSNQQVVPSIINGGITALYFIMWGKGLKSCGPARAILAEYSGAVLGVLSAVLYGRRGRVWKKVGGLIAMLASFYLLSQGWAMATYSPFSSKDGPETEVQTEQVLGMKEMIVPLFAGILSALRRVIARRVSLKNQLKRRLHAITIASATCFLFPVAMWDMIIGSPSDTGVELPFSAWAFLSTILFGVMMIFYVDSIAEERLHMVFSSPRHLMVAGGCIIVMEIVYNMDFSLPGFLVCCLILGFGIYEATSLDRTRKDSFQDSDLSNEVLGDQIQMSSLPT; this comes from the exons atgatgtCTCCAAGGCAAGTCTCTGAAGATCGGGGTTCTCCCCATTTCAG GCACACCCCTTTGCAGATAATCCACCTTATTGGTAACTTCATGAGAATATGGTCAGTGTACTCCATGTACCACTATTTGACTCAAACAGGAGCTCCAgtcattctttttttcttctgttgTCTGGTGCCAGCATCcatcctttttttaataattcaaaaGCCTTGGAAGGGCAGGCCACTCTCAAATCAACag GTTGTACCTTCTATAATAAATGGTGGAATAACAGCTTTATACTTCATCATGTGGGGAAAAGGCCTCAAATCATGTGGACCAGCGAG AGCTATATTGGCAGAGTACTCTGGCGCTGTTCTTGGAGTATTGTCTGCAGTGTTATATGGACGGAGGGGCCGTGTTTGGAAGAAG GTAGGTGGTCTTATTGCAATGTTGGCATCCTTCTACTTACTATCTCAGGGGTGGGCCATGGCAACATACTCTCCATTCT CGTCAAAAGATGGCCCTGAAACTGAGGTTCAGACAGAGCAAGTGTTGGGtatgaaagaaatgatagttCCCCTTTTTGCTGGAATCTTATCAGCACTGAGAAGGGTGATTGCACGGCGTGTGTCTCTCAAG AATCAACTTAAAAGACGGCTCCATGCCATAACTATTGCTTCTGCAACATGCTTTCTGTTTCCTGTGGCCATGTGGGACATGATCATA GGATCACCTTCTGATACCGGTGTGGAGTTGCCATTCTCTGCCTGGGCATTTCTGAGCACCATTCTCTTTGGAGTTATGATGATATTCTATGTTGACAGTATTGCAGAAGAAAG ATTACACATGGTTTTTTCTTCTCCGAGGCATTTAATGGTAGCCGGAGGATGCATCATCGTCATGGAGATTGTGTACAACATGGACTTCTCTCTACCAGGCTTCCTAGTTTGCTGCTTAATATTGGGATTTG GGATATATGAGGCAACTTCTTTAGATCGTACAAGGAAAGATTCTTTTCAAGATTCTGATTTATCGAATGAGGTGTTAGGTGATCAAATCCAAATGTCTTCACTTCCAACTTGA
- the LOC122303534 gene encoding transcription factor bHLH75-like, with amino-acid sequence MTGFEQCFKPSIPYSDINTAIEMLSQFADPNASIMEDFEITNFTLDNFLAYQQPEYQAGMAHSLSGTSHLNCQNELPSLHTSSSTNDVFHESKKRKVLELSTSSSESLPSAASRNQLKDNYSSAKQNSIGKGKKKSSENEQEKQEEVIHVRAKRGQATDSHSLAERVRRQKINYKLRCLQDLVPGCRKTMGMAAMLDEIINYVHSLKNQVEFLSTELTVACTHDLIWYTEAEEKAKGTNSHKVHEMENWEREQYGEQTLFHSTWPI; translated from the exons ATGACTGGGTTTGAACAATGTTTTAAACCCTCTATACCTTACTCAGATATAAATACAGCTATAGAAATGCTAAGCCAGTTTGCGGATCCAAATGCAAGCATTATGGAGGATTTCGAGATTACAAACTTCACTCTGGATAATTTCTTAGCATACCAGCAACCTGAATATCAGGCCGGCATGGCTCATAGTCTTTCTGGTACTTCACACCTCAACTGCCAAAATGAATTGCCAAGCCTTCATACCTCAAGTTCAACAAATGACGTTTTCCATGAAAGCAAGAAGAGAAAAGTACTGGAGCTATCAACAAGCAGCTCAGAAAGCCTTCCTTCTGCAGCTTCTAGAAATCAGTTGAAAGATAATTATAGTTCTGCAAAACAGAAC AGCATagggaaagggaagaaaaagagCAGTGAGAATGAACAGGAAAAACAAGAGGAAGTCATCCATGTTAGAGCAAAAAGAGGTCAAGCTACTGATAGTCACAGTTTAGCAGAAAGG GTGAGAAGgcaaaaaatcaattacaagttGAGATGCTTGCAAGACCTAGTTCCTGGATGCCGCAAG ACAATGGGAATGGCAGCGATGTTGGATGAAATTATCAATTATGTCCATTCACTGAAGAATCAGGTTGAG TTTCTCTCCACGGAGCTTACAGTTGCATGTACTCATGACTTGATCTGGTACACAGAAGCCGAGGAAAAAGCAAAG GGGACAAACTCACACAAGGTACACGAGATGGAGAACTGGGAGAGGGAACAATATGGAGAGCAAACCCTCTTCCACTCGACATGGCCAATTTGA
- the LOC122302817 gene encoding 40S ribosomal protein S7-like translates to MFSSRKKIHKDRDVEPTEFEDTVAQYLFDLENTNQELKSDLKDLYINSAAQMDISGNRKAVVIHVPYRLRKAFGKIHLRLVRELEKKFSGKDVVVIATRRIVRPPKKGSAAQRPRSRTLTSVHDAMLEDIVHPAEIVGKRIRYRIDGSKVIKVFLDPKERNNTEYKLETFSGVYKKLTGKDVSFEYPIAEA, encoded by the exons ATGTTTTCCTCAAGGAAGAAAATCCACAAAGACAGAGATGTTGAGCCCACTGAATTTGAGGATACAGTTGCACAG TACCTATTTGATTTGGAGAATACCAATCAGGAGCTAAAAAGTGACTTGAAAGATCTCTACATTAATTCAGCAGC TCAAATGGACATTTCTGGAAATCGCAAGGCTGTGGTTATCCACGTGCCTTACAGATTACGGAAGGCATTCGGCAAGATTCATCTTCGCCTTGTTAGGGAGCTGGAGAAGAAATTCAGTGGCAAG GATGTTGTTGTGATTGCGACCCGCAGGATTGTACGACCACCAAAGAAAGGCTCTGCTGCTCAGCGGCCACGCTCCCGCACACTAACATCTGTCCATGATGCTATGTTAGAGGACATTGTGCATCCTGCTGAGATTGTTGGGAAACGCATCAGATACCGAATTGATGGTTCCAAAGTAATCAAG GTTTTTTTGGACCCCAAGGAGAGGAACAACACCGAGTATAAACTGGAGACGTTTTCTGGTGTTTACAAGAAGCTGACTGGGAAAGATGTATCATTTGAATACCCGATAGCTGAGGCCTGA